A genome region from Primulina eburnea isolate SZY01 chromosome 9, ASM2296580v1, whole genome shotgun sequence includes the following:
- the LOC140840485 gene encoding zinc finger protein ZAT9-like, whose product METAHRCKLCFRNFANGKALGGHMRSHVMNLCTAKKGSKREKDEDPSENFDDSRSCLSISSRSSSGNEEGKRQSFEKGSVSGDPAEFCSVDVQDWESETDSSRKDLVIRRRSKRARYSRSVSGSDLKGATTYHHVLQIKNSTASETTEALSSISDTTSEDEDVAYCLMMLSRDKWKRGEKEKVFEDDGHEEYSDDVLKVKKGASKLRGEYRCKTCNEMFRSYQALGGHRASHKKIKVNPIASTSETSPHGFPTAERVHECPFCNRVFASGQALGGHKRSHFVGAVPRIGGTLSIDLNLPAPVDDDGT is encoded by the coding sequence ATGGAGACTGCACACAGATGCAAGCTTTGTTTCAGAAATTTTGCTAATGGAAAAGCTCTAGGGGGGCACATGAGATCTCATGTCATGAATCTCTGCACGGCCAAAAAGGGATCCAAACGTGAGAAGGACGAGGACCCTTCCGAGAATTTCGATGATTCTCGATCGTGTTTGTCGATTTCATCTCGATCATCGTCCGGAAATGAAGAAGGGAAGAGGCAGAGTTTCGAAAAGGGATCGGTTTCTGGGGATCCTGCAGAGTTCTGTTCTGTTGATGTTCAAGATTGGGAGAGCGAAACCGATTCGTCGAGGAAAGATTTGGTGATCAGAAGAAGATCAAAGAGGGCTAGATATTCAAGATCAGTTTCAGGTTCTGATTTGAAGGGTGCTACTACTTATCATCATGTCCTACAAATCAAGAACTCAACCGCCTCGGAGACCACCGAGGCTTTGAGCTCGATTTCGGACACGACATCGGAAGACGAAGACGTCGCTTATTGCTTGATGATGCTGTCCAGAGACAAGTGGAAAAGGGGAGAAAAAGAAAAGGTATTCGAAGATGATGGTCATGAAGAATATTCTGATGATGTTTTGAAAGTGAAAAAGGGTGCTAGTAAACTTAGAGGCGAGTATAGGTGCAAGACATGTAACGAGATGTTTAGGTCCTATCAGGCACTTGGTGGGCACAGGGCGAGCCACAAGAAAATCAAGGTCAACCCGATAGCGTCGACATCGGAAACGTCTCCCCACGGCTTCCCTACGGCGGAGAGGGTACATGAGTGCCCTTTCTGCAATAGGGTGTTTGCTTCGGGGCAGGCACTTGGAGGGCACAAAAGGTCACATTTTGTGGGTGCAGTTCCAAGAATTGGCGGAACATTGAGCATTGATCTCAATCTCCCTGCGCCAGTTGATGATGATGGCACGTAG